In Crassostrea angulata isolate pt1a10 chromosome 4, ASM2561291v2, whole genome shotgun sequence, one genomic interval encodes:
- the LOC128180322 gene encoding uncharacterized protein LOC128180322, with protein sequence MAEYRLAGGLIVTERVSSNLRIFNIAKRHVGSLLWSQDSELHGAKKKDKCAMFVYDVITEAGLTAPRQKPWFCGYSPASSSEWGNRRSEVIHACGCFHSVSIPMRGDIVAFPSNHGTTHCGIVTTGGHFIGTTNKRIVETKMPAHVKRVFWRYTGDVPNTDRLLEKYK encoded by the exons ATGGCTGAATACAGA CTTGCTGGAGGCCTGATTGTCACAGAACGAGTTTCCAGTAACCTTCGAATCTTCAACATCGCCAAGCGCCATGTCGGCAGCCTTCTGTGGTCCCAGGACAGTGAACTCCACGGGGCCAAGAAAAAGGACAAGTGCGCCATGTTTGTGTATGACGTCATCACGGAGGCTGGGCTGACAGCACCCCGCCAGAAACCATG GTTTTGCGGATATTCGCCAGCCTCGTCATCAGAATGGGGAAACAGACGATCAGAAGTCATTCACGCGTGTGGATGCTTTCACTCCGTGTCCATTCCGATGCGTGGTGACATCGTGGCGTTCCCTAGCAACCACGGAACCACCCATTGTGGAATCGTGACCACTGGTGGTCACTTTATCGGAACCACAAACAAACGAATCGTAGAAACTAAAATGCCCGCGCATGTCAAGAGAGTGTTTTGGCGGTACACGGGTGACGTACCAAACACAGATAGACTGTTAGAAAAATATAAGTGA